The Pseudorasbora parva isolate DD20220531a chromosome 19, ASM2467924v1, whole genome shotgun sequence genomic sequence GTGATGTACTGGAGCTGTTTTGTATCTAAAAGTGTTAAGAAATCTGATGTTTCTGCAGTAGCTTTCTCCCAGCACACTCCATCGTGGAGCTTCAAATCCAGCTTTCTTCCAACTGAgtcaaagtgagaaaagaaAGACAGAGAAAGCACACTGACAACCATCTCTCCAGTGTCTATTATAAACTGCTGGGGGAAAAATAGCTCTTTCCTCTTAAATAATAGTGTGTGTTGCGCCAGAGAAAGAGGTTTGTTGTGCAAAGCGAGGGTTGGGGGATGGCGTGTGAGAGTTGCATTGAGCGTTTAGAGATTGTGATTCACTGTACTACTGTCTACCAGCCAATGAGACTCAATGACACCCAAGACACGCTCACCCACTCGCTCATGTAACATTCTCACACATTCCCACGTGGTTTTTAGAAGAAACACACCTTCCTgcataaatgtattaaaattaaatgcaaGATACAATAgacagtttattttaattaggCTCTAAATAATATGCATAAATTGTAACGTTATTTGTTATGTCtgtttgtcattatttattattaaacaacaaaatcatattttttatttgttttgttgtaaGTTAATATGACATGTAATGTTCATAATTAAGGTTTCCTATACAACATATCATTCAAAAGTTGAGAAGTCTATTATGCTCACAATGGCTGCCTTATATATTTGATAACAACAGTAATATtgggaaatattattacaatttaaaataacttttctattttaatatattataacgtgatttaaagctgaattttcaacatcattactTTAGTGTCACAGAAATCATTcaatgatgatttgatgcttaagaaaacatttcttcttattaaTATCATTACTTGATATTAATCAAGTAATGATATTAATAAGTTatgctgattaatatttttgtggaaaccatgattcatttttttccagtattctttgatgaatagaaagctcaaaagaacagcatttatttgaactttaaatattttgtgACATGTATAtattaatcaatttaatgtgtcattgctgaataaaagtattaaattctttttaaaaaagtaacccAAAATTCTCACTCAAAATATAAGCTATTTCTTTACTGTGCTTATGGATTCTTTAGTGTGTACAGTGAGAGAATTTTGTTTGCCACATCATGCTgcatttaataactcttttgtCATTTCTATCTGCATCAGTGGTCACCATCCTCTCTAAGTCACACGCGGATCGCAACGTTTATCCTTCTGCCGGAGTGCTTTTCGTTCATGTGTTAGAGAGGGAATACTTTAAAGGGGAGTTCCCACCATATCCGAAAGCAGGTATACTTACTCTACTACTTACTCAATAACATGCCTATACTGAATAAATGTTTCACTATAATCATTTTTTAAGAAACACCTGTTCACATTTGCACTTTGTATATCTGCATATCAAACACATTAATCTTAGTTTACATGTCAGGGCCTATATCTTCTAAGGAAACTATCTTCTAATGGTACATaacaaatgaaataaatatttgtctcaataatatttttttttagcaaccTTTTTGTTAAAGCACAGTTGGCAACCTTTCATACTTTCATAGTCTGAAGacttctgattttttttttcttttcgttTCAGGTGATTCGAGTAACGACCCCATCACATTTAACACTAACCTTAAAGGCTACCCAGACAGGCCTGGATGGTTACGGTACATTCAAAGAACCTCGCATAGTGATGGAGTCCTCTATGGCTCACCGACCGCTGAGCATGTGGGCAAGCCGACCATCATCGAGGTGTGTTATCGAGTGTTTATTAGAATTAAACGTTTGTGGTCGGTAAGgtttttctttgaaaaaaaagtatgtttttattCAACGAGGATGCATTAAATCTATCACTAAATGACTAGTAAAGacatttgtaatgttacaaaagatttctatttcaaataaatgctgcccaaaaacatttaaaaaatctttcaGACCCTGAGGTTGGGGTTAAGaattgtaaaataagttttagGTCTAATTGTaaatgatattttattttaaaacaatgtacACATTGACACTTATTTGTATGTGTAATATGTTGGAAACAGCacattttcaatttaaaatggcGGAATTCGATTAAAAAGTCGTTTGCATCACTTGATTTTACTGTCAGTCAACATTTCTATTATTAAACAGTTGtcataatacatatttattatgtattacTTATAGCTTATGGTGTATTGCCCCGTTAAAACTAAATCAACGCACCGGAATTCGCTCTGGTCTTCTGTGAATAGTAAGGCCCGCCtcctttgatttgattggccatctcaatcaTTTTGAGACTGACGAGCGCTGTAAGACCACTGACGCACACCAGCCtaaaaatgttacttttaaaactttttgtCGTCCAAACAACAAACAGAGCAAAGCATAATGGAGTGCAGCAGAGCAGCATCTAAGAATATCAAATATCGAGGAGgatttggccatttctaattattggaGTGACTTTAAGGTTTGTTGTGGGCCTGTTTTGTAGTAAAGAAGTTTTTCTTGGAAAATAGAAAGTAACAGGGCAAAGTTGAATTTGAATGCATAAGAATGTTGATctcctctttgtgtattgttcaGGCTTCTGCTTTGCATCTGGTTCTGACATCCTCTGTGTGGTATGAATGTAAAGCTGTCCTGAGCCGGGCTTAAACTTTCCCTCTTGTGTGTTCCAGATTACAGCGTATAATAAACGCACTTTTGAAACTGCCAGGCACAACTTGGTCATAAACATCATGTCTACAGAAGGTGAGAGCCAAGAACAGTTTTGATTTAGCAAATCTCATTATGACATGCAGCCATATGTTCAAAGAAAGACTCTATTGTTTGACTGAAAACGTTAAACCTAAAGTATGGAAaacatgtgtttgtgtaagaaaataaACCAGACGAATATTTGCGTGGATTATTTAGTATTTGAACGCACAGGAGAACTTCTCATGAGAAATCTCCACCTGATTCACAACACGTGCGTTCCCATATGAATTTGTTCTTAACAATgttctaatgttagtgaatttGGAATAATTGCATAAAATGCGCATAAAACACACCCAAaccatctccatataagggctttccgCACAACTTTCCTTGCAGCCTTTCGTTGATTTTTGCAGATGCGCTCTCGCCAGACCCTCGAGCAATGCCAAGTGTGCCATTCTCAAAACCAGTTCAAATACAAGAAAACACCTTTAATAGAGACGCAGATTACAgacctctgattggccagctgTACATATGCGTTTATCCTCCTCTTTATTCAGAGAAACCTTGCAGCTGAAGCTATAATGCATATTTCTTACTCTTTCACTGTATAGTTAAGGTtaagattaaattaaattgtgattaaattGTTAAGATtaaatttaattgtattatttattaactTTTTCCCTCCCAGCATttttgattatttaaaaaaaaaaaattatgggcCCAAGAAtatttttgttgtatgaatatctgaacatgcaatatatcaaaagaaaaacaacaatccTTTTGAACAACAAccctgttttattctagcttcatggaTTGTTTTTTTTCAATCAACATTTGAATGTGGATAAGTTTAATTaacaaaagcaacattttgatcaaattttttttattttcttttttaatctaTCAATACCGCCAAAGGTTTACAGTCCTATAGCGGGGGAAGAGttctataatataatataatttctaGTCATAATaagattaaatataatttttcaacACGATTATAAGGCCGCACagtttgtgctttttttttccatttcgtATGTTTGGTTTCAGTTGTTTGTAATTTAGAATACATTTCAGCACTAAAGTTTTTGGTGAAACATCATTTGTTCATGAAAACGTTAGTATGCAGATTTCATGCTAGAGGCCCATTGATTTaaagttattttagtattactGTTATTATTTGTAAAAGTTGTATGAAACAgctgaaatgtttatttttattttttatatatatatatatatatatatatatattattattattattattattattatttatttatatatttttttttcatatacaGTTAAAAATTTTAAACAGCTAATTAGGCTTATCATGATTGTGTGATTAACAATttaattctgttttgtttgTCACCTACACAGTGTAAGCGTAATACTTTATCTTTAACTTGGAATTGcgtataataatacaaatatactgTAATAAAATAGGCCCACATGGTTTACTTTGATgctgtgaaaattaatattagCAGTCTGATTATACCCACAAACCTTCCTTTCAAATTAAGGAAGCTCTCTGACTATCTTTGTGTACTTTTCaacagtttttttaaaatattctttGACAAATTGTGATGGAAATTTAAGCTGTGTAATAATTGAGTTTCATCTCAAATAAATAGGATTAGAGTGATTAACCACGATCAGACAATCAATAATTGTGACAGGTCGCCAGTTAAAAGCGtcatttgtttaaatattttagcaGCTGAtttatacactgcaaaaaaggcttttcttacttagtatttttgtcttttttgtaGTCAAAATTTCTAAATATTCTTACATCAAGAAACATAATAAGCAacataatctgccagtggggtaagcaaaataattttgttttaagattattttgcttaccccactggcagattatgttttgcttattttaagcaaaaactctcttaattttgagtatttttccccccaaaacaagacaattacttttgcttgtctacttcttgttttaggatttttagatgtttagactagaaacaagacaaaaatactaagtaagaaatgcattGTTTGTAGTGTATTCACTACATAatgttttgaaaaatatttgttGTCTCTTATACAGGCAGATCTgttttatatttacaatatttttactATCTGGGTTTAGCTTTAATCTGAGCAACTGTTTCAGTGCAGATGTGACCTCACTGCGACGCAGTCACCATCTGCCATCTCTTCCAGAAAGAGACAATTTAAAATCACAGCCAACTTATTATCTAACTGTTACGTAACCTAGTTTGAGTTACTTCTAAATGCATACAGGAAGATACGCTCATATCTTTCCTCTCTTGCAGAATTTCCCTTGCCCTATCAGGCCGAATTCTTCATCAAGAACATGAATGTTGAGGAGATGTTGGCCAGTGAGGTGTTGGGAGATTTTCTCGGTGCTGTCAAGAACGTGTGGCAGCCGGAGAGACTCAACGCCATCAACATCACTTCAGCGCTGGACCGGGGCGGACGAGTGCCTTTACCCATCAATGACCTGAAAGAGGGGTAAAACTCAAATATACTATATGATGtgcttgaatgttcaaaaaacattatttttcacatatatgacgttgcagctcctctcttcccagtctgtcagtaacgctcgttttagttcctgtctctatgaagcccctcctttttaaaagcacaatgtgctctgattggtcagctggaccagtgtgttgtgattgaaactactaactaactcaaccaggccttgCCTTATTATTTAGCATATGCCTTGGTTGGGAATTAATTAAATGAGAACAACCGTGACATGTCCGTTCCCAGAAGAAAACTTAATACTACGATGGAGGtgtttcagggagttcagaaatAGTGCGCACTGATATAGATAATAATTCATGCTGGAGTGACTTTGCAGACCTTgttcatgctcaaacagcaacattacgcactaaagaaagatgaaaatgtaaaaaagcataGTAGGTCCCCTTTGAAAAGCTTTTTGGCACAGAACTTgagcatattgtgatatatatatatatatatatatatatatatatgaaatgtaTCTTTCTTGAGAAAAACTCATGAAAAAGAGAACATCTTGTGCCAGAAAGCAGAAAAACACTGCATTGGGCTGTGGTGAATTTACGTGGGCTGCCCATCTCGATTCACATTTCTTTAGAGGAATTCCCTCATGCGTTTGCATAAGTTGTTCATCAAATATTCATATACCCCTTTCAGAAGATAAAATGTTCCAGATAAAGGCATTTCAGAAGGTCTCAGAGCAGACAGaatatgtacagtatattatCCATCTAGTCCTATTGTTGTCTTTATGCTTTATTTCTGTGCATTGTGGTTATGTTGAGTGTTAATTCTAATGAATATTTGTGCTTAAAACCTTGCTCTCCATTAAGACTGTGATGTTCACAGAGTGTATGTGATGGTGGGAGCAGACGTGGCGTTCTCATCGTGTCTTCGAGAGGTGGAGACCCCACAGAACCAGCTGCGTTGCAGTCAGGAGATGGAGCCCGTCATCAGCTGCGATAAGAAGTTCAGAGCTCAGTTCCACATCGACTGGTGCAAGATCTCTCTGGTGAGCGCCAGATCTCCAGTCCACCACAGAATCCACTATTGTGTGCAAATAAACATGGCATAGTcacttttataaatgtattaaagaCCAGGGACAATTGTTTGGATCAGAGTCCTGCATATGTTTGGTAAATAACAGAATACCCCACCCGTTTGATATAAAGACCGCACATGCATTAAATCAAActaaatgatttatttacaagtaatcaAACTAATATTAGGCATTGTGAGTTGATAGATCTTAAAAAAACAGACACGCAGCCCAACATGGTAAGAACTAAcgaaaaaaaatgaccaaaaaaaaacatttaacaaaaatcttaccaaccccacacttttgaatggtagtgtccCACAATCATTTTTaagattaagattttttttggaagaaacatttcTACACAAGTTATATATTTGTTCTGTAAACAATGTTAAGCATTTTTATACTGAGCCCTGTTTGTCTTTGTTTTCTCTTAAGGTGGACATCACTAAGGTTGTTCCTGTGCACAGAAACCGTCCAGACCCGGGCTCAGGCGTGCTGCCAGACATTGGCGAGTACAACCCGCCTTCTGAGTCACTGAAAAGTAGAGACTATTTAGCTGACTTCCTGATCACCCTGGCGGTGCCCTCAGCTGTCGCCCTGGTCCTCTTCATCATCCTCGGCTACTCCATGTGCTGTCGACGGGAAGGGGTGTAAGTTCCCTGCGCCAAACCCTTAGTGAAAGTGAAATGTTCACACACAAGCAAGCACAAAACTGCTCTTATACTTGATACTTGTACTCAGTGATCaacatttaaatgataaataccTTTTTGATCATAATAAACCATTTAATGCCAGTATGGCGCCTTTTGAATCAATTAACTGAGGATCACAAGGGCTTTTTTAGAATATGTGTGTACCGCCAAATTCTGAAAGGCAAGACAGGGTCGCATCCCTGCCAAAAAGCAGCTTACCATCCTCATCAAGCATCCGTTTTTTTGCCATTTAATCATTAACCAGAGCACACTCAGTCCATCTGTTGTATTTAGAGCCATTCCGACAGATGTTTCGTCCACATGATCAACCAATCCCAGTGTGTTTCCTGATGATGTCACCCACCATCAAAGCTCAGCCTGAAGGAGATCATCATTAGACTTCAGCTGATCCATCCCCATCCCTCCATTCCCCTCCATTGGCTTTTGTGTGGTTGTCTTTAACTATTAATATTAGAATTTAATTcagtcattttgttttgtttctaggGAAAAAAGAAACTTGCAAACACCAGAGTAAGTGTTCCCTCTCCTGTGGTCTTGGTCTTTTCTTTCTCCTTTTTGGATCTTTATTCCTTTCTTTGGATAGGGCCCCCTTCCCTACGTTTTGTTATCTCAAATCCTCTATCATGGTGACATGTTCATTTCCATCTCATTCATACAATCGCCTCTGTGTCTCCACGGTGTCATCAATGGGCAGCTGCTTCAGTGACAGAGATATATGCCAGCTTATTATAATTGTAAATAATTCATTCTGTGGAATGAGGTAGTGTGATAAAAGACATAAATATTCATCATTAGCCCTTTGCGAAGTAGATAAATAATAATCCAAAcagtattattttatgtttatttttaaatattgctaGTTAGGTTTTTTTCCACTCAGGTTtggtttttattttctttactgttaataatttcagtatttcaacttaaacttatttaagtttatttccaaggctagatttaaatgttcaattatttcaagtttttcaactaatatttatattttattgtattgcagctttatttaaatgaacagaAATGTTGTTAATAGTTTTAGATAATAACCCTGAACCCAGTATTATGCTTAGTACTTCAATTGGTTGCATAGCAATgtcatatatttgtattatactTTTGCTATAAATAGTAATTCGGTTGCTCCTTCCATTCCCAGTATTCAACTGGTTCACCACAGCTCCATTCAGAAGTCTACTAAGGAGCTTCGCAGCATGTCGAAGAACCGGGAGATCTCGTGGCCTCTCTCGACACTGCCGGTCTTCCACCCTGTGAGTGGAGAAGTCGTGCCGCCCATCCATCCAGACAACTACGAGACCACCAGCATGCCGCTCATGCAGACGCAGACGTGAGTCTGTTACTTTTGCTGTAATTCTGGGGGGAAAGTAAGGCAAAATTCTTCTTTAAGAAGAGTTGAGAAAGTAGGTTACTGTAATCCAGTGTTTATATCTCTAAAAAGAAGCTTGAATCACCGGCATTAATTCACCGAGGACTTGAAGAGCTTAGAACAGATCAAAACAACATATGTGTATTATCATCAGCAAGATTGACCTAAAATTGTGCTAAGACGATGCAGTTGGGATGGGAATCTTTGAACAATTTTGGTTCCTTAATTGTACCATTATTGATTCTACTTTtaagaaatgtatattttgaaaaagaaattaTGGTCCATTGCCAACTGTGTAATAgatcatttttataataaatttaaaacaattattggAAAAGACTTTTAGAAGTGTCATAAATACAATCCAATAATTAGCTTAACTTTAACTTTaaagaagaacatttttttgcgaaaacatattttaaaactttttataaAATGCTACTGATAAAAGGCATGGAAGTGTATCATATGAACAACATGTCAGTAACCACATTGATTTAAAGgggccctagaatgagttgttaaattgttctctgatatctacatagagggtatgtggcttgtttaagggcaaaaattgtccagatacatttttacaggtccatttacaaccctagaaattgtccctaggatgtaatgctctgtttttgccttatttggaagagtctttaagcagaacatctcaaatggagattgataaaatgcagcttacttgtttattggtgttttcagatcgtccgCGCTTGAGAGAGAGCTcccgtgcatatggttgccagatttcaaatgtttaggtaaaacaccggatagtatacgtgttcttttctggcaaccgcaagcaaGAACGCTCTTCATTCCTTCAGACAAAACCAAAGCCTGTATACTATCCGCTGTTTTGGTTATacatggtacttggtgtttcttattgttactgtactatagtgttgtcacgataccaaaattatgacttcgatacgataccagcctaaaatattgatatatcgatactaaatcaataccacagtaaaaaaaaacaacaaaaagataagatgcttaatatgacaacagaacttgttattattcattgttattttttactaaaaattcatgtggccaccATGTTCCTTTGGGTTGggcatcattttgatttgaacaattattaatcaattgatcaattactattaaaattatctcacaaatttttgctatctcaatgtattttttacaatggggtaacataattgtgttgcaatagcttacacacagcacaagaaagcttgatttggaatggtaaattgaatttaaaaagacgagtatacagtaataaaataagaacaaataaacagataacaaacaatagcacaaataaatgcaatagaatagaagatacaaattaaatagactgctttattttttcaggtaggtctaacatttagataagaaactgaataaaaaaatgcatagtaattacatttaaaacaacattggataatgttctttgtaaaaaatcaatagcgtacagatgaaactattaaagttacacaagttgatcagtcaagagcagttgatcgtttgtctttttgtagtttgaataacaaatgactgcggtccctttaagactcaCGGATcataaacactgttcctgttactcattcttcatttcttcctgaactgtttgcgactgcgtttacgttaatactcttccat encodes the following:
- the sgce gene encoding epsilon-sarcoglycan isoform X2; amino-acid sequence: MASVGIFMGLAVAAIVRSISGIDGQTLALIDSKQRSVIQTGVVTILSKSHADRNVYPSAGVLFVHVLEREYFKGEFPPYPKAGDSSNDPITFNTNLKGYPDRPGWLRYIQRTSHSDGVLYGSPTAEHVGKPTIIEITAYNKRTFETARHNLVINIMSTEEFPLPYQAEFFIKNMNVEEMLASEVLGDFLGAVKNVWQPERLNAINITSALDRGGRVPLPINDLKEGVYVMVGADVAFSSCLREVETPQNQLRCSQEMEPVISCDKKFRAQFHIDWCKISLVDITKVVPVHRNRPDPGSGVLPDIGEYNPPSESLKSRDYLADFLITLAVPSAVALVLFIILGYSMCCRREGVIQLVHHSSIQKSTKELRSMSKNREISWPLSTLPVFHPVSGEVVPPIHPDNYETTSMPLMQTQTNLQNQIQIPQQQISGDNYCMSTFRRLEVNGIPEERKVAEALNL
- the sgce gene encoding epsilon-sarcoglycan isoform X4: MASVGIFMGLAVVVTILSKSHADRNVYPSAGVLFVHVLEREYFKGEFPPYPKAGDSSNDPITFNTNLKGYPDRPGWLRYIQRTSHSDGVLYGSPTAEHVGKPTIIEITAYNKRTFETARHNLVINIMSTEEFPLPYQAEFFIKNMNVEEMLASEVLGDFLGAVKNVWQPERLNAINITSALDRGGRVPLPINDLKEGVYVMVGADVAFSSCLREVETPQNQLRCSQEMEPVISCDKKFRAQFHIDWCKISLVDITKVVPVHRNRPDPGSGVLPDIGEYNPPSESLKSRDYLADFLITLAVPSAVALVLFIILGYSMCCRREGVEKRNLQTPDIQLVHHSSIQKSTKELRSMSKNREISWPLSTLPVFHPVSGEVVPPIHPDNYETTSMPLMQTQTNLQNQIQIPQQQISGDNYCMSTFRRLEVNGIPEERKVAEALNL
- the sgce gene encoding epsilon-sarcoglycan isoform X3, with protein sequence MASVGIFMGLAVAAIVRSISGIDGQTLALIDSKQRSVIQTGVVTILSKSHADRNVYPSAGVLFVHVLEREYFKGEFPPYPKAGDSSNDPITFNTNLKGYPDRPGWLRYIQRTSHSDGVLYGSPTAEHVGKPTIIEITAYNKRTFETARHNLVINIMSTEEFPLPYQAEFFIKNMNVEEMLASEVLGDFLGAVKNVWQPERLNAINITSALDRGGRVPLPINDLKEGVYVMVGADVAFSSCLREVETPQNQLRCSQEMEPVISCDKKFRAQFHIDWCKISLVDITKVVPVHRNRPDPGSGVLPDIGEYNPPSESLKSRDYLADFLITLAVPSAVALVLFIILGYSMCCRREGVEKRNLQTPDIQLVHHSSIQKSTKELRSMSKNREISWPLSTLPVFHPVSGEVVPPIHPDNYETTSMPLMQTQTNLQNQIQIPQQQISGKWYS
- the sgce gene encoding epsilon-sarcoglycan isoform X1, which encodes MASVGIFMGLAVAAIVRSISGIDGQTLALIDSKQRSVIQTGVVTILSKSHADRNVYPSAGVLFVHVLEREYFKGEFPPYPKAGDSSNDPITFNTNLKGYPDRPGWLRYIQRTSHSDGVLYGSPTAEHVGKPTIIEITAYNKRTFETARHNLVINIMSTEEFPLPYQAEFFIKNMNVEEMLASEVLGDFLGAVKNVWQPERLNAINITSALDRGGRVPLPINDLKEGVYVMVGADVAFSSCLREVETPQNQLRCSQEMEPVISCDKKFRAQFHIDWCKISLVDITKVVPVHRNRPDPGSGVLPDIGEYNPPSESLKSRDYLADFLITLAVPSAVALVLFIILGYSMCCRREGVEKRNLQTPDIQLVHHSSIQKSTKELRSMSKNREISWPLSTLPVFHPVSGEVVPPIHPDNYETTSMPLMQTQTNLQNQIQIPQQQISGDNYCMSTFRRLEVNGIPEERKVAEALNL